TTACCATCGTGGCCGCTGCGCTGGCGGAAGACTCCGTCTCGCTCTACGACTTGCCGGTCGACCGCCCGCTGGCTATCTGCTTCGGCAACGAGCGCAACGGCCTCAGCCCACGCGCGCTGGAGCTGGCCGACGTGACGATGCAGATCCCCATGCTGGGCTTCACCCAGAGCTTCAACATCTCCGTGAGCGTGGCGCTGACCCTGCAGGAGCTGACCCGTCGCATTCGCCTCGGCACCGGCTGGGAGCTACCCGCCGACGAGCAGCGCGAGACTTACCTCGCCTGGCTCAGCAAGACGATCCCACGCCCCGAGCTGCACATGCGCGCCTTCTTCAATGCCCGAGCCAGCGCGTGACGCGTGCACACGCTCGCAACAGTCGCTCCGCCAGTCTTGACGTCTGCCGGTAGAGGCACTTTTTCGAGCACGTTGGATTGCTTTTGGTCCTGAGGACCAAAAAGAACGCCCCCTGCTAGCGACAGGGGGCATACTGGTAATCCCAACGAAAGGAGGTCGGAATGGAAATCCTATTCCTGATTTCGGTTTAGAAACGTTCCGAAGTCAAGCCTGCCTACGGTGCGCTGAACTCCAGTCGGTAGAGCTGAGCTTCGGCGGTGCTGGGAGCGGCGACTTCAAATTCCAGCGTGTCGAAGACCGTCCACTCGCTGTCCCCTTCGCGCAAGAGCAGTTCGGCACGCAAGGTCTGGCCCGCTACGTCGATCGTCATCTCGCCGACGGTCACTTCGAGCGTGATCGGGCTGCCTGCGGAGAGGCCGTAAGCGCCCGGGTTGGCGAGCACGGTATCGATGCCTTCCTGACGGGCGGTGTCGACTTGGGGGGCCGTATACAGGCCGTAGTCGCCCGGGCTGGCCACGACGGTGTCGATCCCCGCTTGGCGGGCGGCATCGCGCTCTGTGGCGGTAAAGAGGTTGTAGCTGGCAGGGTTGGAGACGACGGTGTTGATGCCCTCCTGCCGCGCCGCTTCCACTTGAGCGGCGGAGTAGAGCCCGAGCAGCCCGGGATTGTCACTGATGGCGTCGACAAAGGCCGAGTCGTCGTGGGTCGGGTCGAGCCCGTTGTCGACCTCCTGCTTGTCCGTCAAACCATCGCCATCGGTGTCTTTTTTGGTATCGTCGGTGCCGTAGAGCACATATTCCTGATACGCCGTCAGGCCATCGCCGTCGGCATCGGTCAAGTCTTGCCCAAAGTTGGCGGTGATCTCTACATCGTCGGTCACGATGATTTCCAGCGGGTTGGTGCTGCCGGTCGCCCCGCCGCTCCACTCGGTAAAGACGTAGCCCAACCTGGGCTTGGCGGTCAGCGTCGTCTCCTTGTCGTGCTCGACCTGAAAAACGCCGATCACGGTGCCCGCGTTGTCCGGCGCGACGACGGGGGTGACGGTATGGATCAGCTCAAGCTCGTTGCCATCCTCGTAAGGGCCGAAGTCGACCACATCGTCCTGCACCCGGCGAAAGTTCGACATATCGCGCGCGAGCCCTTCGGTCGTGTTGCCATCGGCATCAAGGTCGCGCCGGTCGGGCGGCACCAGCGCGTTGCTGCCTGCGTTGATCGCCGGAGAGCCGGCGGCGTGGCGGAAGCCATCGTCGAGCGTGCCGAGGCGGCCGTCGAGCCCCAGCGGGTTTTGCGCGTCGCGGAATAGAGGCTGGGCATTGACGATCTCGGGGATGCTGCCGGTATAGCCCGGGATCATGACCGGATGGAAAGGCGAGGGCAGGGGAGTGCCCGGGTCGAAGAGGCGATCTTGGGCGAGGCTGCCAAGGACGACGATGGAATTGGTGGTGGGAGAGCCCGCAAAGAGGTAGCTGCCGGAGTTGGCCAGCTGCGGCTCGTAAAAGAGCGATTGCGCGGCGGAGGTCCTCGAGCTGACCGGCTGCAAGAACGTCGTACGCACAAAGGCGACTTGCGAGAAGGTTTCGCGCCCGGTGGCCGGCGTCCCGGTGCTGGGATCGAGCGAGGCGTTGAGCAACATGGTACGGCTCAGCAGTGGGCTTTTGCCCAGCGTTACGGCCGGGCGTGCGCTGCTGACGTTCGTTACGACCACCGTATCGGTCTCGTGCAGTACGGCGTCAATCGCGCCCTCGACCCAAGTGTTGCTAAAGCTGCCCTCCAGGCGGACGCGCCCCGTGCTCTGGCTGAAACGGCTGCCGTCGGCCTCGATCGCGATTTCCCCGGGCGTCCCGAGGTTCACGAACAGATCCGTGTTGGACAGGTCGGGGTTGATATTTGTCAGTTGGGAATCCTCGACGAAGAAGCGCCCGGCGTCGGCGGCAAAAGGCTGGGTGCTGGTCGTGACGCCCGCCACCACGCAGCGGCGCAGGCGCGTATTGGCCTGGATGTGCACGATGGCGCCCGAGTGGGTCGTGCCCGTGCGGTCAAAGCGCAAACGCT
The Verrucomicrobiota bacterium JB022 DNA segment above includes these coding regions:
- a CDS encoding RNA methyltransferase; translated protein: MDAPWRKLDAAGQEALTTYLEGFATPERCERMRDVLSRRIGNLRVVLEDLQDPHNSSACLRTTEIFGLQHLYNIQNLYKFYINRDVAMGAHKWLTLHRYSRRQQDNTTACLEELKGQGFTIVAAALAEDSVSLYDLPVDRPLAICFGNERNGLSPRALELADVTMQIPMLGFTQSFNISVSVALTLQELTRRIRLGTGWELPADEQRETYLAWLSKTIPRPELHMRAFFNARASA